The following are from one region of the Arcobacter defluvii genome:
- the recJ gene encoding single-stranded-DNA-specific exonuclease RecJ, producing MSKITKNRLFELLSARHLNNPYSKLADLPSPENFKDIQIASKRIKKAILDKETITIVGDYDVDGVVSTSIMLDFFKIINVKVNHIIPNRFEHGYGLSTKIVDLIDEGLVITVDNGISAYEASLKLKEKNIDLIITDHHTVGDKIPLALAIINPKQKECNFEFKDICGAQVAWYLCAAIKKEMNLNVNMAEFLDLLCVAIIADIMPMTTLNYTIVKQGLKKIKSSPREAFKKLNEIMAKDSLVSDDIGFFIAPKLNSAGRMDDASIALDFLLSENSHNANETLALLDELNNYRKTLQEEISKKADSKTNKEDNAVVVWGENWHEGVIGIVASKLSNSYKKPAFIFSIHNGIAKGSARANANINLYDLITKASHLLIGYGGHKNAAGLSLKEENLEEFKTIINKELENFKNDLHIEPITLGELDVEAVDLEFLSILEQFEPYGLENHRPIFKISNTSLVKYDLIGRDKNHLKLTLNSNGIIFEALKFNDSNTNISSTLNLIVSIAKNEFRGEITPQFLIQDIL from the coding sequence ATGTCTAAAATAACAAAAAATAGACTTTTTGAACTTCTTTCTGCGAGACATTTGAATAATCCTTATTCAAAACTTGCAGATTTACCTTCACCTGAAAATTTCAAAGATATTCAAATTGCTAGTAAACGAATCAAAAAAGCAATATTAGATAAAGAAACTATCACTATTGTAGGAGATTATGATGTTGATGGTGTTGTATCAACATCTATAATGCTTGATTTTTTTAAAATAATTAACGTAAAAGTTAATCACATCATTCCAAATAGATTTGAGCATGGATATGGATTATCAACAAAAATTGTTGATTTAATTGATGAAGGTTTAGTAATAACAGTTGATAATGGAATCTCAGCTTATGAAGCTTCTTTAAAATTAAAAGAAAAAAATATTGACTTAATCATTACTGACCACCATACAGTTGGTGATAAAATTCCCCTCGCACTTGCAATAATCAATCCAAAACAAAAAGAGTGTAATTTTGAGTTTAAGGATATTTGTGGTGCACAAGTTGCTTGGTATTTATGTGCAGCTATAAAAAAAGAGATGAATTTAAATGTAAATATGGCTGAATTTCTTGACTTGCTTTGTGTTGCAATTATTGCTGATATTATGCCTATGACGACACTTAATTACACAATTGTAAAACAAGGATTAAAAAAAATAAAATCATCACCAAGAGAAGCTTTTAAAAAATTAAATGAAATAATGGCAAAAGACTCTTTAGTTTCTGATGATATTGGATTTTTTATTGCACCTAAATTAAATAGTGCAGGAAGAATGGACGATGCAAGTATTGCTTTAGATTTTTTACTTTCTGAAAACTCTCACAATGCAAATGAAACTTTAGCGTTATTAGATGAGTTAAATAATTATCGAAAAACTTTACAAGAAGAAATATCAAAAAAAGCAGATTCTAAAACAAATAAAGAGGATAATGCCGTTGTAGTTTGGGGAGAAAATTGGCATGAAGGAGTTATAGGAATTGTTGCATCAAAACTTTCTAATTCTTATAAAAAACCAGCTTTTATTTTTTCTATTCATAATGGAATAGCAAAAGGAAGTGCAAGAGCAAATGCAAATATAAATCTTTATGATTTAATTACTAAAGCTTCTCATCTTCTAATAGGTTATGGTGGACATAAAAATGCAGCTGGATTATCATTAAAAGAAGAAAATCTTGAAGAATTTAAAACTATAATAAATAAAGAATTAGAAAATTTCAAAAACGATTTACATATTGAACCAATTACCTTAGGTGAATTAGATGTTGAAGCAGTTGATTTGGAATTTTTATCAATACTTGAACAATTTGAACCTTATGGTTTAGAAAATCATAGACCAATTTTTAAGATTTCAAATACATCATTAGTCAAATATGATTTAATTGGACGTGATAAAAATCACTTAAAACTAACTCTAAATAGTAATGGAATTATCTTTGAAGCTTTAAAGTTTAATGATTCAAATACAAATATATCATCAACTTTAAATTTAATAGTTTCTATTGCAAAAAATGAATTTAGAGGAGAAATAACTCCTCAATTCTTAATTCAAGATATTTTATAA
- a CDS encoding FlgO family outer membrane protein, which translates to MVFKLLRISKLFLVSFFLTLFFTSCSYKNPISGSNNFHSLISGMVDESANKIKKNVSNGEVVLVSDFVNLDKLKNKSQLGFLLSSMLKDKLSSLDIIVKEIELGKEFEFGPSGFNLLTREKDKIVTNKVKSKYAVVGTYSISSRSLNVFIKLIDIQTGNILSSSYGRTDIDEEILGLEGTLDKKVLPPQRPYLFL; encoded by the coding sequence ATGGTATTTAAATTATTAAGAATTTCGAAACTCTTTTTAGTTTCTTTTTTCTTAACACTTTTTTTTACTTCATGTTCTTATAAAAATCCAATAAGTGGTTCTAATAATTTTCATTCTTTAATTTCTGGAATGGTTGATGAATCAGCTAATAAAATCAAAAAAAATGTTTCAAATGGTGAAGTTGTTTTAGTATCAGATTTTGTTAATTTAGATAAATTAAAAAATAAATCACAATTAGGTTTTTTATTGTCTAGTATGTTAAAAGATAAATTATCATCACTTGATATAATTGTAAAAGAGATTGAACTAGGAAAAGAGTTTGAATTTGGTCCATCTGGATTTAATCTTTTAACAAGAGAAAAAGATAAAATTGTAACAAATAAAGTTAAATCAAAATATGCAGTTGTGGGTACATATTCAATTTCTAGTAGAAGTTTAAATGTGTTTATAAAATTGATTGATATTCAAACAGGAAATATCTTATCTTCTTCTTATGGAAGAACAGATATTGATGAAGAAATTTTAGGCTTGGAAGGGACTTTAGATAAAAAAGTTTTACCTCCTCAAAGACCTTATCTTTTTTTATAA
- a CDS encoding FlgO family outer membrane protein: protein MFKNISKVGFLATLLLFFISGCSYKKIVSNTAVSDDVIKEYSKVQTAKQHLEVAEDMQKNVTTQNSLEATIASLATQIMQNRKLDTNKPVLITSFVRLDQLKETSEFGRVIGESLINELSNRGFNIIEYRGQMAVSINEQGEYFISRKPHEIKNKVPSTYVVVGTYSRQVGRIILNARVIDNVTGKIISSARSTYNHGLTNDCMMFRDCAPARTINIIKER from the coding sequence ATGTTTAAAAATATTTCTAAAGTAGGTTTTTTAGCAACTTTACTTCTATTTTTCATCTCAGGATGTTCTTATAAAAAGATAGTTTCAAATACTGCTGTTAGTGATGATGTAATAAAAGAATATAGTAAAGTGCAAACGGCAAAGCAACATCTAGAAGTTGCAGAAGATATGCAAAAAAATGTAACTACACAAAATTCGCTAGAAGCTACAATTGCATCGCTTGCAACTCAAATTATGCAAAATAGAAAACTAGATACAAATAAACCTGTACTTATAACATCATTTGTTAGATTAGATCAATTAAAAGAAACATCTGAGTTTGGACGAGTTATAGGAGAGAGTTTGATAAATGAACTTTCAAACAGAGGTTTTAATATTATTGAATATAGAGGGCAAATGGCTGTTTCTATAAATGAACAAGGTGAATATTTTATTTCTAGAAAACCCCACGAAATCAAAAATAAAGTACCAAGTACTTATGTTGTTGTAGGAACATATTCAAGACAAGTTGGAAGAATTATTTTAAATGCTAGAGTTATTGATAATGTTACAGGTAAAATTATTTCAAGTGCAAGATCAACTTATAATCATGGTTTAACGAATGATTGTATGATGTTTAGAGATTGTGCCCCTGCAAGAACTATAAATATTATAAAAGAGCGATAA
- a CDS encoding DJ-1 family glyoxalase III → MAKIIVPISNGFEEIEAISIIDICRRANIEVTIAGVENIQTIGAHNIKIEADCKIENINSDDFDMIVLPGGLPNAYTLAKDKNVQNLLKEFKEKNKHIGAICAAPFALHEAGVLNENYTCYPSFEQKIRLNGYHKNDAIVIDDNIITSRGPATAMSFALEIVNILCNEETYLNVKNGLLAV, encoded by the coding sequence ATGGCAAAAATTATAGTTCCTATTTCAAATGGTTTTGAAGAAATTGAAGCAATATCAATTATTGATATTTGTAGACGAGCAAATATTGAAGTTACAATAGCAGGTGTTGAAAATATTCAAACTATTGGAGCACATAATATAAAAATTGAAGCTGATTGTAAAATTGAAAATATAAATTCTGATGATTTTGATATGATAGTTTTACCTGGTGGTCTTCCAAATGCTTATACTCTGGCAAAAGACAAAAATGTTCAAAATCTACTAAAAGAATTTAAAGAAAAAAATAAACATATTGGAGCAATTTGTGCAGCACCTTTTGCTCTTCATGAAGCGGGTGTTTTAAATGAAAATTATACTTGCTATCCAAGTTTTGAACAAAAAATTAGATTAAATGGCTACCACAAAAATGATGCAATAGTAATTGATGACAATATAATAACTTCAAGAGGTCCAGCAACAGCAATGAGTTTTGCATTAGAGATTGTAAATATTCTTTGTAATGAAGAAACATATTTAAATGTAAAAAATGGTTTATTAGCAGTTTAA
- a CDS encoding UDP-2,3-diacylglucosamine diphosphatase, translating to MKYKSIFISDIHLGTRFSKAKVLLNFFKHNECEHLILVGDIIDGWAIKRKLIWPQEHSDVIQKILKKARKGTKVTFITGNHDEFLRPFVPLILGNTINISNELEYESINGKKYFITHGDFFDSITMTKKWLAVLGDYGYDLLLHLNSVLNFFRKKFGIKKYWSLSKYVKDSVKSSVSFINDFEQVLSSHAKNKGFDGIICGHIHKAEIRYINEIEYLNCGDWVESCTAIVETFDGEFKIIDWLDKHESK from the coding sequence ATGAAATATAAAAGCATTTTTATCTCCGACATACACTTAGGAACTCGTTTTTCTAAGGCAAAAGTTCTTCTAAATTTTTTTAAACATAATGAGTGTGAACACCTTATTTTAGTAGGTGATATTATAGATGGTTGGGCAATAAAAAGGAAGTTAATTTGGCCGCAAGAACACTCAGATGTTATTCAAAAGATTCTCAAAAAAGCAAGAAAAGGTACAAAAGTTACATTTATAACTGGTAACCATGATGAATTTCTAAGACCTTTTGTCCCTTTAATTTTAGGTAACACTATAAATATCTCAAATGAACTTGAATATGAAAGTATAAATGGAAAAAAATATTTCATAACCCATGGTGATTTTTTTGATTCAATTACTATGACCAAAAAATGGTTAGCTGTATTGGGTGATTATGGATATGATTTACTTCTTCATTTAAATTCTGTTTTAAATTTTTTTAGAAAAAAATTTGGTATAAAAAAATATTGGTCACTCTCAAAATATGTAAAAGATAGTGTAAAATCTTCTGTTTCATTTATCAATGATTTTGAACAAGTTTTATCAAGTCATGCAAAAAATAAAGGTTTTGATGGTATTATTTGTGGACATATTCACAAAGCTGAAATAAGATATATCAACGAAATTGAATATCTAAATTGTGGCGACTGGGTTGAGTCTTGTACTGCAATTGTTGAAACTTTTGATGGAGAATTTAAAATTATTGATTGGTTAGATAAACATGAATCAAAATAA
- a CDS encoding patatin-like phospholipase family protein yields the protein MNQNNIAFVLGGGAARGAFHLGVLDFCEQHNIDIKAYSGSSIGAIISASHASGISAKEQLKIFASKDIKQTLKFNFFRNGLLKIDSSNKIIKELLPIEKLEYIPKPVYVCAYDIKKNQLHYFNSGDTITLCMASSALIPLFKPVTYENMYLIDGGLFDNLPIKPLENKGYEIHTLDLFAKNIENPKKRINPIKNAKKILFKQLHTNHKYTIENTNHYIGTHHIKEFSLFTFKEMQECFNLGLKEAQKHFLDIL from the coding sequence ATGAATCAAAATAATATTGCATTTGTTCTAGGTGGTGGAGCAGCACGCGGAGCTTTTCATCTAGGAGTATTAGATTTTTGTGAACAACATAATATTGATATAAAAGCTTATAGTGGTTCTTCAATTGGTGCTATTATTTCAGCTTCTCATGCAAGTGGTATAAGTGCAAAAGAACAATTAAAAATCTTCGCATCAAAAGATATAAAACAAACTCTAAAATTCAACTTCTTTAGAAATGGTTTATTGAAAATTGACTCTTCAAATAAAATCATCAAAGAACTACTTCCTATTGAAAAACTTGAGTATATTCCAAAACCAGTTTATGTTTGTGCTTATGATATAAAAAAAAATCAACTTCACTATTTTAATAGTGGTGATACTATTACTTTGTGTATGGCATCAAGTGCATTAATTCCTTTGTTTAAGCCAGTTACTTATGAAAATATGTATTTAATCGATGGTGGTTTATTTGACAATTTACCAATAAAACCTTTAGAAAATAAAGGTTATGAAATTCATACTTTAGATTTATTTGCAAAAAATATAGAAAATCCCAAAAAAAGAATAAATCCAATAAAAAATGCAAAAAAAATTTTATTTAAACAACTACACACAAATCATAAATATACAATAGAAAATACTAACCATTATATAGGAACACACCACATAAAAGAGTTTTCACTTTTTACCTTTAAAGAGATGCAAGAGTGTTTTAATCTTGGACTTAAAGAGGCTCAAAAACATTTTTTAGATATACTATAA
- the dnaE gene encoding DNA polymerase III subunit alpha, with protein sequence MSQIPQFTHLHLHTEFSLLDGANKIKPLAKKVKKMGMTSVAMTDHGNMFGAIAFYNAMRDEGIKPIIGMEAYIHNSDDIGDKTNRQRYHLCLYAKNDIGYKNLMFLSSQAYMHGFYYYPRINKKLLRENSEGLVCSAACLQGEVNWHLNTQNERNVKNGAKGYEEAKKIALEYKEIFGDDFYLEIMRHGISDQHFVDDQILRISQETGIKVVATNDTHYLEQKDADAHEAFMCIAMNKLYDDPNRLRHSVHEFYLKSPEQIAKLYADIPEAIEATQEIADKCNLTIKLGNPTPPNFKFTRQKSAEAGLTLPEPELEYSLENDKILFMHECRMGLEDRLKIVPEEHHQEYRDRLEVEIEIINNMKFPGYMLIVWDFVIVAKRMGIPVGPGRGSAAGSLVAFSLKITDIDPIPYGLLFERFLNPERVSMPDIDMDFCQSRRGEIIDYVVQQYGRANVAQIITFGKLLAKGVIRDVARVLDMPYAKADAMAKLIPDELGIDLKNSWEKEPKIKELCEADPQAARVWEYALALEGLNRNAGTHAAGVVISNEPLWKKTPLFKPSGLDTLATQYNGKYVEDVDLIKFDFLGLKTLTVIEEANKLIEQRHGKRVNFITTDVNDKGVYDLIQTGNTIGLFQIESDGMQDLCKRLKPSNFEDVIAVLALYRPGPMESGMLDDFIDRKHGRAQINYFYDEFDGPLRPILETTYGVIVYQEQVMQIVQSIGGFSLGGADLVRRAMGKKIKEEMDRLKGEFADGGVKKGFVKEHCEELFDLIVKFAGYGFNKSHSAAYALVTFYTSYLKCYYPAEFMAALLTLEKDNTDKVVKYVDEVKRLGLDLFPPDINKSDLVFSAKQIDGKEVVMFGMGAIKGAGDVAIKSILNARNDGPFTDLADFISRIDGSKVNKRVIESLTKAGAFDSFGYSRRALLDQIEKIVETVGKAATAKKMATGSLFGDSDELTKIDIELEHIPEFDPKDILELEKASLGFYVSGHPLDEYREQIDKINYTLSSQIDELDDGSQALFVGKIENITEKISKKGNKFGIATIMDFHGTIELMLFEDRLKELKESYNLEEPIAFKVRISKDENFTRMNILKIETILDAQKEKVKTKQKEIQEPPLTIALPFSNDENTIYKLLEIVVENQGKRELKLLIKSKLADLELETGFKVTSNIENLIYKIEGAYIVDETDTTNK encoded by the coding sequence ATGTCACAAATACCTCAATTTACCCATCTACATTTACATACAGAATTTTCATTACTTGATGGTGCAAATAAGATTAAACCACTAGCTAAAAAAGTAAAAAAAATGGGAATGACAAGTGTTGCCATGACAGACCATGGAAACATGTTTGGAGCCATTGCTTTTTATAATGCTATGAGAGATGAAGGAATAAAACCAATTATTGGAATGGAAGCATACATTCATAATAGTGATGATATTGGTGATAAAACCAATAGACAAAGATATCACTTATGCTTATATGCAAAAAATGATATTGGATATAAAAATCTTATGTTTTTGAGCTCTCAAGCTTATATGCATGGTTTTTACTATTATCCAAGAATTAATAAAAAACTTTTAAGAGAAAACTCTGAAGGTTTAGTTTGTAGTGCAGCTTGTTTGCAAGGGGAAGTAAACTGGCATTTAAATACACAAAATGAAAGAAATGTAAAAAACGGTGCAAAAGGTTATGAAGAAGCAAAAAAAATTGCACTTGAATATAAAGAGATTTTTGGTGACGATTTTTATTTAGAAATTATGCGTCATGGAATTTCTGACCAACACTTTGTTGATGATCAAATCTTAAGAATTTCACAAGAAACTGGAATAAAAGTTGTTGCTACAAATGATACACACTACTTAGAACAAAAAGATGCCGATGCACATGAAGCATTTATGTGTATTGCAATGAATAAACTTTATGATGATCCAAATAGACTAAGACATAGTGTTCATGAGTTTTATCTAAAATCGCCAGAGCAAATAGCAAAACTTTATGCAGATATTCCTGAAGCTATTGAAGCTACACAAGAAATAGCAGATAAGTGTAATCTAACTATAAAATTAGGAAATCCTACTCCTCCAAATTTCAAATTTACAAGACAAAAATCAGCGGAAGCTGGTTTAACACTACCTGAACCTGAACTTGAATATTCTCTTGAAAATGACAAAATTTTATTTATGCATGAATGTCGAATGGGATTAGAAGATAGATTAAAAATAGTTCCTGAGGAGCATCATCAAGAGTACAGAGATAGACTTGAAGTTGAAATAGAAATTATCAATAATATGAAATTCCCAGGATATATGCTTATCGTTTGGGATTTCGTTATTGTTGCAAAAAGAATGGGTATTCCAGTTGGTCCAGGACGGGGTTCAGCAGCAGGAAGTTTAGTTGCCTTTTCTTTAAAAATCACAGATATTGACCCTATTCCTTATGGTTTACTTTTTGAGAGATTCCTAAATCCAGAAAGGGTATCCATGCCCGATATTGATATGGATTTCTGTCAAAGTAGAAGAGGAGAGATTATAGATTATGTTGTTCAACAATACGGTCGAGCTAACGTTGCTCAAATTATCACTTTTGGTAAGCTTTTAGCAAAAGGAGTTATTAGAGACGTTGCAAGAGTTCTTGATATGCCTTATGCAAAAGCTGATGCCATGGCAAAACTAATACCTGATGAATTAGGAATTGATTTAAAAAACTCTTGGGAAAAAGAACCAAAAATAAAAGAACTTTGTGAAGCTGACCCACAAGCTGCAAGGGTTTGGGAATATGCTTTAGCATTAGAGGGACTAAATAGAAATGCAGGAACTCACGCAGCTGGAGTTGTTATTTCAAATGAACCTTTATGGAAAAAAACTCCACTTTTTAAACCTAGTGGTTTGGATACTTTAGCAACTCAATATAATGGAAAATATGTAGAAGATGTTGACTTAATTAAATTCGACTTTTTAGGTTTAAAAACTCTAACTGTTATTGAAGAAGCAAATAAACTAATCGAACAAAGACATGGAAAACGTGTAAATTTCATCACAACAGATGTAAATGACAAAGGTGTTTATGACCTAATTCAAACAGGAAATACAATTGGACTATTCCAAATAGAGTCTGATGGTATGCAAGATTTATGTAAAAGATTAAAACCATCAAACTTTGAAGATGTTATCGCCGTTCTTGCACTTTATAGACCAGGTCCAATGGAATCAGGAATGCTTGATGACTTTATTGATAGAAAACATGGTCGAGCGCAAATAAACTATTTCTATGATGAGTTTGATGGTCCATTAAGACCCATACTTGAAACGACTTATGGAGTTATTGTTTACCAAGAGCAAGTTATGCAAATCGTACAATCTATTGGAGGTTTCTCACTTGGAGGAGCCGACTTAGTTAGACGGGCTATGGGTAAAAAAATCAAAGAAGAGATGGATAGACTAAAAGGTGAGTTTGCAGATGGTGGAGTTAAAAAAGGATTTGTAAAAGAGCATTGTGAAGAACTATTTGACCTGATTGTAAAATTTGCTGGATATGGATTTAATAAATCTCACTCAGCAGCCTATGCACTTGTAACATTTTATACTTCATATTTAAAATGCTACTATCCAGCTGAATTTATGGCAGCACTTTTAACACTTGAAAAAGATAATACTGATAAGGTTGTAAAATATGTCGATGAAGTAAAAAGATTAGGACTTGATTTATTTCCACCTGATATCAATAAATCTGATTTAGTTTTCTCAGCAAAACAAATTGATGGAAAAGAAGTTGTTATGTTTGGAATGGGAGCAATTAAAGGGGCAGGAGATGTAGCTATAAAATCTATATTAAATGCAAGAAATGATGGTCCATTTACTGATTTAGCAGATTTTATTTCAAGAATTGATGGAAGTAAAGTAAATAAAAGAGTTATTGAGTCTCTTACAAAAGCAGGAGCTTTTGATAGTTTTGGATACTCAAGACGTGCACTTCTTGATCAAATTGAGAAAATTGTTGAAACAGTAGGTAAAGCTGCAACTGCAAAAAAAATGGCAACAGGTTCACTTTTTGGAGATAGTGATGAATTAACAAAAATTGATATAGAACTTGAACATATTCCTGAATTTGACCCAAAAGATATTTTAGAACTTGAAAAAGCATCTTTAGGTTTTTATGTTTCAGGACATCCACTTGATGAATATAGAGAACAAATTGATAAAATCAACTATACTCTATCATCTCAAATTGATGAACTTGATGATGGTAGTCAGGCTTTATTTGTGGGGAAAATTGAAAATATAACTGAAAAAATATCTAAAAAAGGCAATAAGTTTGGAATTGCAACAATTATGGATTTCCATGGAACAATCGAACTTATGCTTTTTGAAGATAGATTAAAAGAGTTAAAAGAATCATATAACCTTGAAGAACCTATTGCTTTTAAAGTAAGAATTTCAAAAGATGAAAATTTTACAAGAATGAATATCTTAAAAATTGAAACTATTTTAGATGCTCAAAAAGAAAAAGTAAAAACAAAACAAAAAGAGATTCAAGAACCACCATTGACAATAGCATTACCTTTTTCAAATGATGAAAATACAATATACAAACTACTAGAAATTGTAGTTGAAAATCAAGGGAAAAGAGAATTAAAACTTCTAATAAAATCAAAATTAGCAGACCTAGAACTTGAAACAGGTTTCAAAGTAACATCAAATATAGAAAATTTAATATACAAAATAGAAGGAGCTTATATAGTAGATGAAACAGATACTACTAACAAATGA
- the surE gene encoding 5'/3'-nucleotidase SurE has translation MKQILLTNDDGFDAVGLKALIEALSSIAKIIVVAPAKNKSACGHSLTLDKPLRMDCLKDDFYKIDDGSPTDCVFISISNLFKEGYKPDLVISGINIGANMGEDITYSGTAAGAMEAVIHGVPAIAISQVCRDRCQDIQNNWDFELAKKTIIELVTKIFSNNFPLDERKFLNVNIPPIKADECNGIKVTKAGYREYGNDTHRHLNPRGEEFYWIGLHPLIWRESQNKDCDFEAIKANYVSITPVMLDMTSYNDIKSMENWLTK, from the coding sequence ATGAAACAGATACTACTAACAAATGATGACGGATTTGATGCAGTTGGATTAAAAGCTTTAATTGAAGCTTTAAGTTCTATTGCAAAAATTATAGTTGTAGCTCCGGCAAAAAATAAATCAGCATGTGGGCACTCTTTAACTCTAGATAAACCACTTAGAATGGATTGTTTAAAAGATGATTTTTATAAAATAGATGATGGAAGTCCAACTGATTGTGTATTTATTTCAATTAGTAATCTATTTAAAGAAGGTTATAAACCTGATTTAGTAATAAGTGGAATAAACATAGGTGCAAATATGGGTGAAGATATAACTTACAGTGGAACTGCAGCTGGAGCAATGGAAGCAGTTATTCATGGAGTTCCAGCAATTGCAATTTCTCAAGTTTGCCGTGATAGATGTCAAGATATACAAAATAATTGGGATTTTGAATTAGCTAAAAAAACTATTATAGAACTTGTTACAAAGATTTTTAGCAACAATTTTCCATTAGATGAAAGAAAGTTTTTAAATGTTAATATTCCACCAATCAAAGCTGATGAATGTAATGGAATAAAAGTTACAAAAGCTGGATATAGAGAATATGGTAATGATACACATAGACATCTTAATCCAAGAGGAGAAGAGTTTTATTGGATTGGTTTGCATCCACTAATTTGGAGAGAATCACAAAATAAAGATTGTGACTTTGAAGCAATAAAAGCTAATTATGTATCAATTACACCTGTTATGCTTGATATGACTTCTTATAATGATATAAAATCAATGGAAAATTGGTTAACTAAATAA
- a CDS encoding HP0495 family protein: MIDLSKEKLELNYPCNWEYKLIVLEHINIKSTVKDVILDREHKVNESKVSSKGKYKSYTLEMLVHNEDDRKEIYKMLGDHSNIKMVL; the protein is encoded by the coding sequence ATGATTGATTTAAGTAAAGAAAAATTGGAATTAAATTACCCATGTAATTGGGAATATAAACTTATTGTTTTAGAACATATAAATATAAAATCTACTGTAAAAGATGTTATTTTAGATAGAGAACATAAAGTAAATGAATCGAAAGTTAGTAGTAAGGGAAAATATAAAAGTTATACTTTAGAAATGTTAGTACACAATGAAGATGATAGAAAAGAGATTTATAAAATGTTAGGTGACCATTCTAATATTAAAATGGTTTTATGA
- the moaC gene encoding cyclic pyranopterin monophosphate synthase MoaC — MELTHLDNNNRPKMVDVSDKNETKRVAIASGEIKMSKEAYDAIISNNTKKGPVLQTAVIAAIMGVKKTSDLIPMCHPLLLSGINCDIEEQPSKPGFKLIVTAKLNGQTGVEMEALTGVSIGLLTIYDMVKAIDKSMIISNIQLESKSGGKSGNFKREQI, encoded by the coding sequence TTGGAATTAACTCATTTAGATAATAATAATAGACCAAAAATGGTTGATGTTTCAGATAAAAATGAAACAAAAAGAGTAGCAATTGCTTCTGGTGAAATAAAAATGTCTAAAGAAGCTTATGATGCAATAATTTCAAATAATACAAAAAAAGGTCCAGTTTTACAAACAGCTGTAATAGCTGCTATAATGGGTGTGAAAAAAACATCAGATTTAATTCCTATGTGTCATCCTTTATTATTAAGTGGTATTAATTGTGATATTGAAGAACAACCAAGTAAACCAGGATTTAAGTTAATTGTTACAGCAAAATTAAATGGACAAACTGGTGTTGAAATGGAAGCATTAACAGGCGTTTCTATTGGTTTATTAACTATTTATGATATGGTAAAAGCAATTGATAAATCAATGATTATTTCTAACATTCAATTAGAAAGTAAATCAGGTGGAAAAAGTGGAAATTTTAAAAGAGAGCAAATATGA
- the rpsU gene encoding 30S ribosomal protein S21: MPGIKVKDSESFDEAYRRFKKQCDRNLIVTETRARRYFEPMTEIRKKQKISARKKMLKRLYMLRRYESRL, encoded by the coding sequence GTGCCAGGCATTAAAGTTAAAGATAGCGAATCTTTTGACGAAGCTTATAGAAGGTTTAAGAAACAATGTGATAGAAATCTTATTGTTACTGAAACTAGAGCTAGAAGATATTTTGAGCCAATGACAGAGATCAGAAAAAAACAAAAAATATCTGCTAGAAAGAAAATGTTAAAAAGATTATACATGCTAAGAAGATACGAATCAAGATTATAA